The following coding sequences lie in one Rutidosis leptorrhynchoides isolate AG116_Rl617_1_P2 chromosome 6, CSIRO_AGI_Rlap_v1, whole genome shotgun sequence genomic window:
- the LOC139854250 gene encoding uncharacterized protein: MKEELYNNFPIYKNMFDIEADSLLESLEFVGSPCPPRYWMKMPYAGILIANKFGVIFHCLSMRESTTFFPLWNCPEEFQHHRVVTIAHVNNGTHFVAVKLQGDYPMPPTTPFWHESNISDSAATWKTIYMSRLQQFTQFSPRKTGFGGDISD; the protein is encoded by the coding sequence ATGAAAGAAGAGCTATACAACAATTTTCCTATCTACAAAAACATGTTTGACATTGAAGCCGATTCCTTGTTAGAATCTCTTGAATTTGTTGGGTCGCCTTGTCCACCAAGATACTGGATGAAAATGCCCTACGCTGGTATACTGATTGCCAATAAGTTTGGAGTAATCTTCCACTGTTTAAGCATGCGAGAAAGTACAACTTTTTTCCCATTATGGAATTGTCCAGAAGAGTTTCAACATCACAGAGTTGTTACAATTGCCCACGTAAATAATGGTACGCATTTTGTCGCGGTGAAATTACAAGGTGATTACCCAATGCCTCCAACTACCCCTTTTTGGCATGAAAGCAACATTAGTGATTCTGCAGCTACATGGAAAACAATTTATATGTCACGCTTACAACAATTTACTCAGTTTTCCCCTCGTAAAACTGGTTTTGGCGGTGATATAAGTGATTAA